From Mumia sp. ZJ1417:
GTCGAAGCGCCCGTACCCCGCCGAGGACTGACCCGCCGAGCGCGCAGCCGCGTACCCGCCGATCGACGCTCCCTCGTACGACTGCGGGAAGTGCCCGAGCGTGAAGCCGTCGGCCTGCAGCAGCTCCTCGGCGCGAGGGCCTCGCGTCCCCGCCCGCAGGGTCGCCGTCCGCGACACGGCATCGAGCGAGGTCAGCCCCTCCAGGCGCCCCAGGTCGAGCGCGACCACACCGTGGAAGCCCTCGTGGTCGGGTGTGAGGCCACCGACGACGGACGTGCCGCCGGAGTACGGCACGACGGCGACCGCAGCGTCGCTGCAGATCCGCAGGACCTCGACGACCTCGTCGTGGCCGCCCGGGCGCAGCACGAGGTCGGGGGCATCGGACGCGTCGCCGGCACGCATCTTGAGGATGTCGGGAGTCGACCAGCCCCGGGTGTGCCGGAGGCGGTCGACGGCTTCGTCGCTCACGTACGGCGCGCCGAGCGCCTCGACCAGCGCCGTACGGGTCGCGGCCGGCACCGCCGACGCCCCGAGCGCGACGTCCTCGGGGGCGACCGGCGCGGCGAGCGGGTGGATGCCGAGCGCGTCGAGCGTGGCTTGGAGGCTCTCGGGGAGCGTGATCGCGTGCTCCGGGTTGCCCCAGCGATCGGGGGCGAAGTCCACCACAGGAAGGTCCAGCTCCGACATACGACGTGCTCCGATCTCGACGCGTCCGCACCCTCAGGCGGTGCTAAGTTGAACACATCATGCCAGAACGTTTAAATGTACGGCCGAATCTTGGCCGGTCGAATCTTGAGCGGGCCCGCTCCCAGCCGGCCGCGTCAGGCAAGGCGATCCCCGAGGACCGCATCCTCGACGCGGCCGCCGACGCCGTCCTCGAGGTCGGCCTGGACAGGCTCACGATGGCCGACCTGGCCGTACGGGCGGGCGTCGCGCGCGGCACGCTCTATCGGCGCTGGGAGAACGTCCGCGCCGTCGTCGCCGCGCTGCTGACCCGCGAGTGGGCACGCGTCGTGGCCGAGTCCGTCCCCCAAGACCTGCCCACCGCGCGCGAACGGCTTGTCACCGGGGCCGTCCGCACGATCGCGACGATCCGCGCCCACCCGATCCACCGGGCGATCGTCGAGTCCGACCCCGAGCTCCTCGTCCCGTACGTCTTCCAGCGCCTCGGTCGCACGCCCGCGCACATGCTCAGCACGCTCGAGGACGGGCTGCGCACCGGCCATGAGGACGGCTCCGTACGGGTTCTCGACCCTGTCCTGCAGGCCCGTACCGTCCTCCTGCTGGCGTGGTCCTTCGTGGTCACCGCGCCCGTCGTCGTCGGATCGACCACCGGAGCCGGTCCGGAGCTGGACGCCCTCGACGCCCAGCTCGCCACCGCCCTCGACCAGTACCTCTCCCCCGACCCCGAGGACGGCCGCACATGAGCCCCTCCCCCACGAGCTCCCTCGACCGCACGCGGCGCGCCCGCGACCTCGCCGACCTCGCCGCGCAGCGCGAGCCGGTCGACCTCCTGGTCGTCGGCGGCGGCGTCACGGGAGCAGGCGTCGCCCTCGACGCGGCCTCCCGCGGCCTGTCGGTGATCCTCGTCGAGAAGCACGACCTCGCCTTCGGCACGAGCCGCTGGAGCTCCAAGCTCGTGCACGGCGGCCTGCGCTACCTCGGGACCGGCGACGTCGGCGTCGCGTACGAGAGCGCCGTCGAGCGTGGCATCCTCATCGAGCGCACCGCGCCGCACCTCGTCCGCGCGCTGCCCAACGTCTTCCCTCTCCTCGACTCGGTCGACACGCTGACCGCCTCGATGGTTCGCGCCGGATACCTCGCGGGCGACGCGCTGCGCCGTGCCGCCGGCACCTCGGGCCGTACGCTGCCGCGCTCGCGCCGCCTGTCCGCGCTCGAGGTCCAGCGTGTCGCGCCGACCGTCCGCGCCGCGGGTCTGCGCGGCGGCTTCGCCTTCTGGGACGGGCAGCTCGCCGACGACGCACGCCTGGTCGTCGGCCTCGCTCGTACGGCCGCGGCGCTCGGCGCCCGCGTCCTTACCCGTACCGCGGCCGTGGAGGTGACGGGCAGCGGGGCCGTGCTGCGTGACACGCTCACAGGCGAGTCGCTCACCGTCCACGCGCGCACCGTCGTCAACGCAACCGGAGTGTGGGCCGACACTCTCGCCCCCGGCATCACGATGCGTCCCAGCCGCGGCACACACCTCGTCGTACGGGCCGAGACCTTCGGCGGGCTCACGTCGGCGCTCATGGCGCCGGTCCCGGGGCACCGTACGCGGTTCGTCTTCGCGCTGCCGACCGACGACGACCGGGTCTACGTCGGGCTCACCGACGAGGAGGTCCGCGGCGCGGTCCCGGACGTCCCGACGGCGAGCGAGGCCGAGATCGACTTCCTGCTCGCCACGATCTCGCGCGCTCTGCAGCGGCCACTGACCCGCGCTGACGTCATCGGGACCTTCTCTGGCCTGCGACCGCTGCTCGACACCGGTGACGACCAGACGTCCGACCTGTCACGCAAGCACGTGGTGCTCACCGGCGACGACGGCCTGGTCAGCGTCGTCGGCGGCAAGCTCACGACGTACCGGCGGATGGCCGAGGACGCCGTCGACGCCGCCCTCGCGACACCGGGGTGGGCCGCTGCGCGCCGGACGGCAGGCCCTTCTCGCACGACACGCCTCCCGCTCGTCGGAGCCGCCGACCGTACGACGCTGGCGGCGATCGACGCCCCACCGCGCCTGGTCGCCCGGTACGGCACGGAGGCGCTCACGGTAGTCGCCGAAGCCGGTGGCGACCAGGACGTCCTCGCACCGATCGCCCCGCACATCCCGACCACGCCGGCGGAGCTCGCCTTCGCCGTACGGCACGAGGGTGCCCTCGACGTCGACGACCTGCTGGGGCGACGGACTCGTGTCGGTCTCGTCGAGGCCGACCGGGCGCTCGCGCTCCCCTTCGCCGAGGCGGCGCTGTCGCTCGGGCGGTGACCCGCGCTCAGCCCTCGAAGACGCCGGTCTCCTCGTACGAGGCCAGCGTCGCCTCGTACGGAGCGATGTCCAAGCCGTGGAGCGTCAGCCACTCGTCGTCGTAGTACGTCGCGGCGTAGCGGTCGCCCGAGTCGCACAGCAGCGTCACGACGCTCCCGCTCTCACCGCCCTGGCGCATCCGCTCGATCACGGTCAGCGCACCCCAGAGGTTCGTCCCGGTCGACGCACCGACGCTGCGCCCCAGGCGGCGCGTGCACCACCGCATGGCTGCGACCGACGCCGCATCAGGGACTCTCAGCATGTCGTCGATGACACCGCCGACGAACGACGGCTCGATGCGCGGACGCCCGATGCCCTCGATCCGCGAGGGGCTGCCGGTCGTGTAGTCCGACGTGTCCAGGTCCCACCCGTCGAGGAAGGCCGAGTTCTCTGGATCTGCGACCATCACCTGCGTCGCGTGGCGCTGGTAGCGCACGTAGCGCCCGATCGTCGCCGACGTCCCTCCCGTACCGGCACTGACCACGATCCAGCGCGGGACGGGGTGGCGCTCGTGCGCCATCTGGACGAACACCGACTCCGCGATGTTGTTGTTGCCCCGCCAGTCGGTCGCCCGCTCGGCGAACGTGAACTGGTCCATGTAGTGCCCACCGCACTCGGCCGCGAGCCTCGCGGCCTCGGCGTACATGTCGGGCGGCCTGTCCACGAAGTGGCAACGGCCTCCGTACCACTCGATCAGCCTGATCTTTGCCGAGCTCGTGCTGCGCGGCATCACCGCCACGAAGGGGACGCCGATGAGACGGGCGAAGTAGGCCTCGCTGACCGCGGTCGACCCGCTGGACGCCTCCACGATCGTCGTGTCGGGGCCGACCCAGCCGTTACACAGGGCGTAGAGGAACAACGAACGGGCGAGCCGGTGCTTCAGCGAGCCCGTGGGGTGGACAGACTCGTCCTTGAGATAGAGCTCGATCCCCGGTGGGCCGGGCAGCGGGAAGACGTGCAGATGCGTGTCGGCACTGCGGTTGGCGTCGGCGTCGACCCGGCGTACGGCCTCGTCGACCCAGGCCCGACGGGCGGGCGACGAGCGCGGCAACGGGATCAGTCCACGTCTTCGGCGCTGCGTGCTGCCTCGAACCGGTCGTGCATCTTGTCGGCCCGCACCTTGAGGGCGAGAGCGACCTGGTCACGCATGCCGCGCAGGAGGACCAGGGAGGCGACGGCGGAGATGACCAGCGCGATCAGCGCCACCCACAGGCCCGTCACGGAGTTCCACTCGAGCCAGATCGAGGCGACGAGGCCGACGACGACGAAGGCCACGACGAAGAAGCCGAGGCGGGCGAGGGTGTAACGGGCGAAAGCACTCACGCTGCGAGCGTACCTGCGACCCCCTCGTGCCACCTCAACCGGTGCGAGGAGGGGTGTTCTCGGGTCCCGGCGTCGGCAGCGCCTCACCGTCGTCGTTCGGCGTCGGCTCCTCCGGGGAGGGCGCGGTCGTGGTGGGCGGCGCGGTCGTGGAGGGCGGCGGCGTCGTCGTCGGAGGGGGCGTCGTCGTCGGAGGCGCGGTCGTCGTCGGGGTGGTCTGCGTCGGCGTCGTCGGTGGCGGGGTGGTCGTCCGCGTCGCCGTCGGGGTCGGCGTCGTGGGTGCCGTGGTCGAGGTCGACGGTGGTGTCGTCGGCGTCTGGGAGGTCGTCGTCGGAGTCGTCGGATCGGTCGTCGGGTCGGTCGGCGACTCCGGGTCGCGATCACCCGAGGCGAGCGCCCACCAGACGGCCGCGACCGCCGCGACCACGACGAGCGCGACGACGATCCACGGGACGCGTCGCGCCCACGCTCCATCCGCCCCGTCCGCGTCGGTGGGGCCGGTCTGCACCGGAGTCGGGGTCGGGGTCGGGGTCGGCGCTGGGGTCGACTCTTCGACCGCCGGCTGGGAAGCCGTGTCGGCCGCGGTGTCGGCCTCTGCGCCCTCGTCGGGCACCGTATCGGCGGCAGCCTCT
This genomic window contains:
- a CDS encoding TetR/AcrR family transcriptional regulator, coding for MPERLNVRPNLGRSNLERARSQPAASGKAIPEDRILDAAADAVLEVGLDRLTMADLAVRAGVARGTLYRRWENVRAVVAALLTREWARVVAESVPQDLPTARERLVTGAVRTIATIRAHPIHRAIVESDPELLVPYVFQRLGRTPAHMLSTLEDGLRTGHEDGSVRVLDPVLQARTVLLLAWSFVVTAPVVVGSTTGAGPELDALDAQLATALDQYLSPDPEDGRT
- a CDS encoding glycerol-3-phosphate dehydrogenase/oxidase encodes the protein MSPSPTSSLDRTRRARDLADLAAQREPVDLLVVGGGVTGAGVALDAASRGLSVILVEKHDLAFGTSRWSSKLVHGGLRYLGTGDVGVAYESAVERGILIERTAPHLVRALPNVFPLLDSVDTLTASMVRAGYLAGDALRRAAGTSGRTLPRSRRLSALEVQRVAPTVRAAGLRGGFAFWDGQLADDARLVVGLARTAAALGARVLTRTAAVEVTGSGAVLRDTLTGESLTVHARTVVNATGVWADTLAPGITMRPSRGTHLVVRAETFGGLTSALMAPVPGHRTRFVFALPTDDDRVYVGLTDEEVRGAVPDVPTASEAEIDFLLATISRALQRPLTRADVIGTFSGLRPLLDTGDDQTSDLSRKHVVLTGDDGLVSVVGGKLTTYRRMAEDAVDAALATPGWAAARRTAGPSRTTRLPLVGAADRTTLAAIDAPPRLVARYGTEALTVVAEAGGDQDVLAPIAPHIPTTPAELAFAVRHEGALDVDDLLGRRTRVGLVEADRALALPFAEAALSLGR
- a CDS encoding PLP-dependent cysteine synthase family protein; translation: MPRSSPARRAWVDEAVRRVDADANRSADTHLHVFPLPGPPGIELYLKDESVHPTGSLKHRLARSLFLYALCNGWVGPDTTIVEASSGSTAVSEAYFARLIGVPFVAVMPRSTSSAKIRLIEWYGGRCHFVDRPPDMYAEAARLAAECGGHYMDQFTFAERATDWRGNNNIAESVFVQMAHERHPVPRWIVVSAGTGGTSATIGRYVRYQRHATQVMVADPENSAFLDGWDLDTSDYTTGSPSRIEGIGRPRIEPSFVGGVIDDMLRVPDAASVAAMRWCTRRLGRSVGASTGTNLWGALTVIERMRQGGESGSVVTLLCDSGDRYAATYYDDEWLTLHGLDIAPYEATLASYEETGVFEG
- a CDS encoding DUF4229 domain-containing protein codes for the protein MSAFARYTLARLGFFVVAFVVVGLVASIWLEWNSVTGLWVALIALVISAVASLVLLRGMRDQVALALKVRADKMHDRFEAARSAEDVD